The Pyramidobacter porci genome includes a region encoding these proteins:
- a CDS encoding TRAP transporter small permease: MLKKFFAHFEEIVGAVVLFIMVSITFVNVVTRYVIVYPLSFTEEVTVNLFVWLVMAGTSLAFRQNANLAMTFIYNHLPKKVRKICFCFSCFLTVTFFGLLTWLGTSQVIDEIELGAVTESLAIPAAVYSAAVPFFSIIILIRFSQAARDFTAQGKY, encoded by the coding sequence ATGCTGAAAAAGTTCTTCGCTCACTTCGAAGAGATCGTGGGCGCGGTTGTTCTTTTTATAATGGTCTCGATCACCTTCGTGAACGTGGTGACTCGCTATGTTATCGTTTATCCGCTTTCGTTCACCGAGGAAGTGACGGTCAACCTTTTTGTGTGGCTCGTGATGGCGGGGACATCCTTGGCTTTCCGCCAGAATGCGAATCTAGCCATGACCTTTATATATAATCATCTGCCGAAGAAAGTCCGCAAGATCTGTTTTTGCTTTTCCTGTTTTCTGACGGTGACTTTCTTCGGTCTGCTGACGTGGCTCGGAACCTCCCAGGTGATAGATGAGATTGAACTCGGGGCTGTCACAGAATCGCTCGCTATCCCAGCGGCCGTCTATTCTGCTGCGGTTCCCTTCTTTTCCATCATTATTTTGATCAGATTTTCGCAGGCTGCGCGTGATTTCACCGCGCAGGGAAAATATTGA
- a CDS encoding TRAP transporter large permease, whose protein sequence is MSEFFSDSALWTVVLFFIPLLLGVPIAISLGMTAIVVAIGWDMGYQMLSYSYFSGIAKFPLLAIPFFVMAGVIMEKVGIAERLINLIKQLVGDMPGGLAVATVLVAAFWGAVSGSGPATVAALGLILIPGMVDAGYDKPFATAVVSVAAGLAIIIPPSICFIVYGDIMEQSIGTLFAAGVLPGLVVAGCLCVLVYLVSVKRGYCGAPRGSSKEVWKAFVDALWGLITPVIILGGVYGGIFTPTEAAAVAVFYGLFVGMVVYRTMSWRMFYDILVDTVVSTAVVMLVVTCAGLYGWIGATIGLIDKIAAVLLSVSDNPVVILLMINVILLFAGMLLDAISICYIFLPILMPIIAHFQWDPIWFGIMMTINLAIGQVTPPVAVNLYVGARISNLTIEEIVPDVLPQLFAALVALLLITLFPSITTALPHWMGML, encoded by the coding sequence ATGAGCGAATTCTTTTCGGATTCAGCGCTCTGGACTGTCGTCCTTTTCTTCATCCCTCTGCTTCTCGGCGTGCCTATCGCCATTTCCCTGGGCATGACGGCCATCGTCGTTGCCATCGGTTGGGACATGGGGTACCAGATGCTTTCCTACAGCTACTTTTCAGGCATCGCCAAGTTCCCTCTGCTGGCGATCCCTTTCTTCGTTATGGCGGGCGTCATCATGGAGAAGGTGGGGATCGCGGAGCGCCTGATCAATCTGATCAAGCAGCTTGTGGGTGACATGCCAGGGGGGCTTGCGGTGGCAACCGTTCTTGTCGCCGCTTTCTGGGGGGCCGTTTCGGGATCGGGCCCTGCTACGGTAGCTGCTTTGGGACTTATCCTCATCCCCGGCATGGTCGACGCCGGATATGACAAACCCTTTGCGACAGCCGTCGTGTCGGTCGCGGCGGGGCTTGCCATTATCATCCCTCCGAGCATTTGCTTCATTGTCTATGGAGATATCATGGAGCAGTCCATCGGCACGCTGTTCGCCGCCGGTGTGTTACCTGGGTTAGTGGTTGCCGGGTGCTTGTGCGTTCTTGTTTATCTTGTATCGGTAAAACGCGGTTACTGTGGCGCGCCCAGGGGCTCTTCCAAGGAAGTCTGGAAGGCCTTCGTGGACGCCCTGTGGGGACTGATCACCCCTGTGATCATCCTCGGCGGAGTGTACGGCGGAATTTTCACTCCCACTGAAGCGGCGGCTGTGGCTGTGTTTTATGGTCTGTTCGTCGGCATGGTGGTCTACCGTACCATGTCGTGGAGGATGTTTTACGACATTCTCGTCGACACGGTGGTCTCTACCGCTGTGGTCATGCTCGTGGTCACCTGCGCCGGGCTTTACGGCTGGATCGGGGCTACTATCGGACTGATCGATAAAATTGCGGCGGTTCTGCTGTCCGTTTCTGACAATCCCGTAGTCATTCTGCTCATGATCAACGTGATCCTGCTTTTTGCGGGCATGCTCCTTGACGCGATCTCGATCTGCTACATTTTCCTGCCTATTCTGATGCCCATCATCGCTCATTTTCAGTGGGATCCCATCTGGTTTGGCATTATGATGACGATTAACCTGGCGATAGGGCAAGTTACGCCTCCCGTGGCGGTCAACCTTTATGTCGGGGCTCGTATTAGCAACCTGACGATCGAAGAGATAGTTCCGGATGTTCTCCCTCAGCTTTTCGCTGCTCTGGTTGCTCTGTTGTTGATCACGCTGTTCCCCTCCATTACGACGGCCCTTCCTCATTGGATGGGAATGCTGTAG
- a CDS encoding 2-oxo acid dehydrogenase subunit E2, with protein sequence MATSITMPKLGLTMTEGTISKWLKKEGDSVAAGDSLFVVSTDKLTYEYRAEVTGTLLKIVVPEEGTVAVGGEVGIVGEADESVEAVPAAKVVSVEISKASGTGPVVASPSLKESSVNASPKARAFAKARGIDLSLIAGHGEPPMVHLADARAYADARIVNATPKARSLARERKVDLSAVAGHGEPPMIHVADVEAWLAANKVKSSPLAAKMAAELGVDMAGLGLDRRVMSGDVMKAAGIVPATSAAEAPEAVKTCENEADVKPMTKMRQIISERMTESVTAIPAVNYQTDVDCTALKAMRNALKNGGAKLSFNDIIMKACARVLMEMPMCNCSTDMERKCYVMHGFVNIGLAVAVDGGLVVPNVKNVQTKGLAEISGESAALVEKARSGSLMPDDMSGGTFTISSLGMFGIKHFTPIINPPESCILGVTMIEDRAVVRDGQIAIRPMSTFCLTADHRSVDGADAAKFLQRLKELLENPYLMLL encoded by the coding sequence ATGGCAACTTCTATTACGATGCCCAAACTCGGTCTGACCATGACTGAAGGAACGATTTCGAAATGGTTGAAGAAAGAAGGAGATTCAGTTGCCGCTGGAGACTCTCTGTTCGTCGTTTCCACCGACAAGCTGACCTATGAGTATCGGGCGGAGGTAACCGGGACGCTGCTGAAAATCGTCGTGCCCGAGGAGGGAACGGTCGCCGTCGGTGGCGAAGTGGGCATCGTTGGAGAAGCCGACGAATCGGTCGAAGCCGTTCCCGCGGCGAAGGTCGTTTCCGTTGAAATCTCGAAAGCCAGCGGGACGGGACCCGTCGTGGCGTCGCCGTCGCTGAAGGAGAGTTCCGTTAACGCTTCGCCCAAAGCTCGCGCCTTCGCGAAAGCCCGTGGCATCGATCTTTCACTGATTGCGGGACACGGGGAGCCTCCCATGGTTCACCTGGCGGACGCCAGGGCCTATGCAGATGCCCGTATCGTCAATGCGACGCCTAAAGCGCGGAGTCTGGCCAGGGAGAGAAAGGTGGATCTTTCCGCCGTCGCCGGCCATGGAGAACCGCCTATGATCCACGTGGCCGACGTGGAAGCATGGCTTGCCGCGAACAAGGTCAAGTCATCGCCGCTCGCCGCGAAGATGGCTGCGGAACTTGGCGTGGACATGGCTGGCCTGGGGCTCGACCGCCGCGTCATGAGCGGCGATGTCATGAAAGCCGCGGGGATCGTTCCTGCGACGTCTGCCGCCGAAGCTCCGGAGGCTGTGAAAACCTGTGAAAACGAGGCGGATGTAAAGCCCATGACGAAAATGCGTCAGATTATCTCGGAGCGCATGACCGAGAGCGTCACTGCGATTCCCGCGGTCAATTACCAGACCGACGTGGACTGCACTGCTCTCAAGGCGATGCGCAATGCGTTGAAGAACGGCGGCGCCAAGCTCTCCTTTAATGACATTATCATGAAGGCCTGCGCTCGAGTTCTCATGGAGATGCCCATGTGCAACTGTTCGACCGACATGGAGCGCAAGTGTTATGTCATGCATGGCTTCGTCAATATTGGCCTTGCTGTGGCGGTGGACGGCGGCTTGGTCGTTCCCAACGTCAAGAACGTGCAGACCAAGGGACTGGCGGAAATTTCGGGCGAGAGCGCGGCGCTTGTGGAAAAGGCCCGCAGCGGCAGTTTGATGCCCGACGACATGTCCGGTGGCACCTTTACGATTTCCAGCCTGGGCATGTTCGGCATCAAGCACTTTACGCCCATCATCAACCCGCCTGAATCCTGCATTCTCGGTGTAACTATGATCGAAGACCGTGCTGTGGTCCGGGATGGACAGATCGCGATCCGCCCAATGAGTACCTTCTGCCTGACCGCCGATCACCGTTCTGTGGACGGCGCCGACGCGGCGAAGTTCTTGCAGAGGCTGAAGGAGCTCTTGGAAAATCCTTACCTGATGTTGCTCTGA
- the lpdA gene encoding dihydrolipoyl dehydrogenase — MAQSITMPKLGLTMTEGTISKWNKAEGDAVAVGEVLFVVSTDKLTYEYQSEVSGVLLKIEVPENCSIAVGGEVALVGEAGEVVSSRSAPPRASDGREAPVAPAAVSSAASSAGKKKVVIIGGGPGGYVCAIRLAQLGADVTLVERERVGGTCLNVGCIPTKALVKSAELYGEMKHGADFGVLCSGLRVDWAAVQNRKNAVVEQLVDGVSGLLTANKVAVVSGEAHFLSSSAVEVSGRTIQADAFVIAAGSAPVIPAIPGIESEGIVTSTEALSFAKLPEKLLIVGGGVIGMEFACLYATLGVDVTVVEMMPAILPPADEEMGVIVRKRMEALGVKIHTSCKVTGFDSISSGVMTHVLDSLGRELQFSSDKVLLSIGRRADTAALNLDAAGVKAERGRIVVNKRMETSVRNIYAIGDCCSPIMLAHVASAEGEVAAENIMGAARDMDYKTVPSCVYTLPEMAWVGMTEKAAVETGRKIKVGRFPLIGNGKSLIMNETDGMVKIVADEKYGEILGVHIVGPHATDLIVEGALALRLEATADEIISTVHAHPTVGEALTEAALDLQSRAIHLPPQV; from the coding sequence ATGGCTCAATCCATCACCATGCCTAAGCTTGGCCTGACGATGACCGAAGGCACCATTTCAAAATGGAACAAGGCTGAAGGCGACGCTGTTGCCGTCGGCGAAGTTCTTTTCGTCGTGTCCACCGATAAGCTGACCTATGAGTATCAGTCGGAGGTCTCCGGGGTGCTTCTTAAAATTGAGGTGCCCGAGAACTGCAGCATTGCGGTGGGTGGGGAAGTTGCGCTTGTCGGCGAGGCCGGCGAGGTCGTCTCTTCGAGGTCTGCGCCGCCGCGGGCTTCAGACGGGAGGGAGGCGCCCGTGGCTCCGGCCGCGGTGTCCTCTGCAGCGTCTTCCGCCGGCAAGAAAAAAGTCGTCATCATCGGCGGGGGCCCCGGCGGTTATGTCTGCGCCATCCGTTTGGCGCAGCTTGGGGCCGACGTCACACTCGTGGAGAGGGAGAGAGTGGGCGGCACTTGTCTCAATGTGGGGTGCATTCCCACCAAGGCTCTCGTCAAGTCGGCCGAACTCTACGGCGAGATGAAACACGGGGCGGATTTCGGCGTCCTGTGCAGCGGCCTTCGCGTGGATTGGGCTGCCGTTCAGAATCGAAAAAACGCGGTCGTCGAGCAGCTTGTAGACGGGGTGTCAGGGCTTCTGACCGCCAATAAAGTTGCCGTCGTGTCCGGCGAAGCTCATTTTCTCTCTTCCTCCGCCGTCGAAGTGTCGGGCAGGACCATCCAGGCCGATGCCTTTGTGATCGCCGCCGGCTCGGCTCCCGTGATTCCTGCAATTCCGGGAATCGAGTCGGAAGGCATCGTGACGAGTACCGAAGCCCTTTCCTTCGCGAAACTGCCTGAAAAGCTCCTTATCGTGGGCGGAGGCGTGATCGGCATGGAGTTTGCCTGCTTGTACGCGACTCTGGGCGTGGATGTGACCGTCGTCGAGATGATGCCGGCAATTCTTCCACCTGCCGACGAGGAAATGGGAGTCATCGTCCGCAAGCGCATGGAAGCCCTTGGGGTGAAAATCCATACGAGCTGTAAGGTGACTGGTTTTGACTCCATTTCGAGCGGCGTGATGACCCATGTGCTCGATTCTCTGGGCAGAGAGCTGCAGTTCAGCTCCGACAAGGTTCTTCTTTCCATCGGCAGACGCGCCGACACAGCGGCTTTGAACCTTGACGCCGCTGGAGTGAAGGCCGAGCGCGGCCGCATCGTCGTCAATAAAAGGATGGAGACCTCCGTCAGGAACATTTACGCCATCGGCGACTGCTGCTCGCCCATCATGCTAGCGCATGTGGCTTCCGCGGAGGGGGAGGTCGCGGCGGAAAATATTATGGGAGCCGCCCGTGACATGGACTATAAGACCGTCCCCTCCTGCGTCTATACTCTTCCGGAAATGGCCTGGGTAGGCATGACCGAGAAGGCTGCCGTTGAAACGGGACGCAAGATCAAAGTCGGGCGCTTCCCCTTGATAGGGAACGGCAAGAGCCTGATCATGAACGAAACCGATGGCATGGTCAAGATCGTCGCCGATGAAAAATACGGCGAGATTCTCGGCGTTCACATCGTCGGCCCTCACGCTACGGACCTTATCGTTGAAGGCGCTTTGGCGCTCAGGCTTGAAGCGACGGCGGACGAGATCATTTCCACCGTTCACGCGCATCCCACGGTGGGCGAAGCGCTTACCGAAGCGGCGCTGGATCTGCAAAGCAGAGCCATACACTTGCCTCCGCAGGTATAG
- a CDS encoding GDSL-type esterase/lipase family protein, translating into MRVYCLGDSMTYGFGVSRREAWPALVGAATGHEMINAGVNGDATSGMLARFCVDVPRLKPNVAVLMGGCNDIFLTGSDSTARCNIGALVQQALSLAITPVLGFPVPFEPDLIRDDWSLLTDFRSAAEILRQYVAWLRRYAEVFRVPFVDFWGLFAQMPDPRRTSFYLDGLHLTAQGHKMMAHLMAEKLILLFN; encoded by the coding sequence ATGCGCGTGTATTGTCTTGGAGACAGCATGACCTACGGCTTCGGAGTTTCCCGCCGCGAAGCCTGGCCTGCCCTTGTCGGCGCGGCGACCGGTCATGAGATGATCAACGCAGGAGTCAACGGCGACGCCACGTCGGGCATGCTTGCGAGGTTTTGCGTCGACGTTCCCCGGCTCAAACCGAACGTCGCCGTTCTTATGGGAGGCTGCAACGACATTTTCCTGACGGGAAGCGACAGCACGGCGCGGTGCAACATAGGGGCGCTGGTTCAGCAAGCTCTGTCCCTTGCGATCACCCCCGTGCTCGGCTTCCCGGTCCCCTTCGAACCCGACTTGATACGGGACGACTGGTCTCTTCTGACGGATTTCCGTTCAGCCGCAGAGATCCTGCGCCAATATGTCGCATGGCTGCGCCGTTATGCCGAAGTTTTTCGGGTACCCTTCGTGGATTTCTGGGGGCTGTTCGCGCAAATGCCAGATCCTCGGAGAACTTCATTCTACCTCGACGGCCTCCATCTGACCGCCCAGGGACATAAAATGATGGCCCATCTGATGGCCGAGAAACTGATACTGCTTTTCAATTAA
- a CDS encoding 1-phosphofructokinase family hexose kinase has protein sequence MIVTVTLNPSVDEEYLLDEIVLGSWSRANSTLRMPGGRGVNVALMLTQLGYSAVAMGFLAGFNGEYIRDALRRANVTTNFVHIQGETRTNVYLSLKNPDEGTSIYEKGPRVDDEARKRFLMNYKRMINRASAVVIGGSLPAGMPKETYKELSLVAKEAGLPVYIDAYGSPFLMALETQPRMAKVPDTQIEHLAGRPVDSLEAYVAAAHKVHEMGIPWGVVSYQVYGDVFATSHGTYLAKMTRDKTQAFLFTARDALVTGMVIADAEGMGTEDSIRFAMACAIESSTHVDRNIKGRASIEAYLDKVTLEKLD, from the coding sequence ATGATAGTGACTGTAACGTTGAACCCTTCGGTGGATGAAGAGTACTTGCTTGACGAGATTGTTTTGGGCAGCTGGTCTCGGGCGAATTCTACCCTCAGGATGCCGGGAGGACGGGGCGTCAACGTTGCTCTGATGCTGACGCAACTGGGGTACAGTGCCGTGGCGATGGGGTTCTTGGCCGGCTTCAACGGTGAATACATTCGTGACGCGCTGCGCCGGGCAAATGTCACGACGAATTTTGTGCATATTCAGGGAGAGACGCGTACGAATGTTTATCTTTCCCTGAAAAATCCCGATGAGGGAACGAGTATTTATGAAAAAGGTCCCCGGGTTGACGATGAGGCGCGCAAAAGGTTTCTCATGAATTACAAGCGCATGATCAACAGGGCATCGGCGGTTGTTATCGGCGGTTCCCTCCCGGCAGGAATGCCGAAAGAAACCTACAAAGAACTTTCGCTGGTGGCTAAGGAAGCCGGCTTGCCGGTGTATATCGACGCCTATGGCTCTCCGTTCCTGATGGCTCTGGAGACCCAGCCCCGCATGGCGAAAGTTCCGGATACGCAGATCGAGCATCTGGCCGGCAGGCCAGTTGACTCTCTTGAAGCTTACGTGGCGGCCGCGCACAAAGTCCATGAGATGGGGATTCCTTGGGGCGTGGTCTCGTATCAAGTTTACGGCGATGTCTTTGCCACCTCTCATGGAACTTATCTCGCGAAGATGACACGGGACAAAACTCAAGCCTTTTTGTTTACGGCGCGGGATGCGCTCGTCACCGGGATGGTGATCGCGGATGCCGAAGGGATGGGGACGGAAGATTCGATTCGCTTTGCCATGGCTTGCGCGATTGAGAGCTCTACCCACGTGGACAGAAACATCAAAGGGCGGGCGTCAATAGAAGCGTATCTCGATAAAGTTACGCTGGAAAAGCTGGATTAA
- a CDS encoding M48 family metalloprotease, whose translation MFSHREKQRFCISVFLMFGLLVCGCTEPASARKKKESGIEASVKREVAIGARVAEEIAKNMEFVEDPLVTARVRGIFNRLTPWVKRPLPYNVHVVKEKSPNAFCIPGGNIYVTTGLIDFVRSDAELAFVMAHELSHADGKHGIIQMERNQKLSLAALAIAVASRGAGAAMVLSNVAAVAVSNAYSRDLEQEADLGAVTISANAGYELSAGVTVMESLAAEELKQPWVDPGVYRDHPKISERIHYIAGAVESRGHKIQRKNVLKLLIPRLGEEGNRLLLRVDDTVIVQAPASSEARQLFEGAQMALQRALQMETPVYDIRVDEAGGRPSAVYIGVSCILREPLPKGTDSLGHVRLQLVKALTEARKKHPMANYSL comes from the coding sequence GTGTTCAGCCATAGAGAAAAACAGCGTTTCTGCATATCCGTTTTTTTGATGTTCGGCCTGCTCGTTTGCGGCTGCACGGAGCCGGCCTCCGCGCGCAAGAAAAAGGAATCGGGGATTGAAGCTTCCGTGAAGCGGGAAGTTGCGATTGGCGCGAGGGTTGCCGAAGAAATTGCCAAAAACATGGAATTTGTTGAAGATCCTCTTGTGACTGCTCGCGTGCGAGGCATTTTTAATCGTTTGACGCCTTGGGTGAAACGGCCGCTTCCATACAACGTTCATGTTGTGAAAGAAAAATCGCCGAATGCGTTCTGTATCCCCGGCGGCAACATCTATGTCACAACGGGTCTGATAGATTTTGTCAGGTCCGATGCAGAGCTCGCTTTTGTCATGGCTCATGAGTTGAGCCATGCCGACGGAAAACACGGGATCATCCAAATGGAACGGAACCAGAAGCTTTCGCTTGCGGCTCTGGCGATCGCCGTTGCTTCGCGGGGGGCCGGCGCTGCGATGGTCCTTTCCAACGTAGCGGCCGTTGCCGTTTCGAACGCTTACAGCCGGGATCTTGAACAGGAAGCTGACCTCGGCGCGGTGACCATCTCCGCAAATGCGGGATATGAACTGTCTGCCGGCGTCACGGTCATGGAAAGTCTTGCCGCGGAAGAGCTGAAGCAGCCTTGGGTCGATCCCGGCGTTTATCGTGACCATCCCAAAATATCGGAACGCATCCATTACATTGCCGGCGCTGTCGAAAGCAGAGGACATAAAATCCAACGCAAAAACGTCCTCAAACTGTTGATTCCTCGACTCGGCGAGGAGGGAAACAGACTTTTGCTGAGGGTTGACGATACGGTGATTGTGCAAGCACCGGCCTCTTCCGAAGCCAGGCAGCTCTTTGAGGGAGCGCAGATGGCCCTGCAGCGGGCCCTGCAAATGGAAACTCCCGTGTATGATATTCGCGTTGACGAGGCTGGCGGTCGTCCATCGGCGGTCTATATCGGAGTGAGCTGCATTTTGCGGGAGCCCTTGCCCAAAGGAACAGATTCTTTGGGGCACGTTCGTTTACAGCTCGTAAAAGCTTTGACGGAAGCGAGAAAGAAGCATCCGATGGCGAATTACAGCCTGTAA
- the dnaX gene encoding DNA polymerase III subunit gamma/tau, with the protein MYISLYRRYRPQKFSDVVGQSAAIGVITRAIESGAIGHAYLFSGPRGCGKTTVARLFAKAANCPHRTGAEPCNECETCRAIREGSCLDVIEIDGASNNSVDEIRNLKEHVALASFTCKYKVYIIDEVHMLSISAFNALLKTLEEPPERVIFVLATTAPHKVPVTIRSRCQHIPFHGMTLEQIVNRLQRVAEAERLDSRDEALWEIARNSEGGMRDALSLMEQAIALGAGSVTRETVDKLLGGGSSSSIRQWLSDSHATPENSLPILESLFRSGAEPERFLSALFVCVRNLWLQKRWGEKILRALALSEEERQWLAQEKDFLPLPHLEELMARIASLLPQVRRGLSTDVLCGLLVGWTLKSAASEVPPDGKTASSATEVSSGERAARIRSDARETVVPAFAPTQNSLSEGTASAAQKRQTSPETEIPSYEKAAGAESGISPSAAEVPVAETIGSPAPLHNNVKDALLSALGKKPNVAVPLCLADIVYDRERQELGILLNEDDVQAYEALNSERMAKAAQSVLHLNDLAVQSIKLQCGSRVELFDHLDAEPAPENAPLQLALAEDKPRKESPRENFLRHDAETADSERLEKRNSQPDKNAPSSPSTKNSSLADYLRGTFMEGDLLYCRPNESADDAPDGNDS; encoded by the coding sequence GTGTATATATCCCTCTACAGGCGGTACAGACCGCAAAAGTTCTCCGACGTCGTCGGCCAGTCCGCGGCGATTGGCGTGATCACACGCGCTATTGAAAGCGGCGCGATAGGTCATGCCTATCTTTTTTCCGGCCCGAGAGGCTGTGGAAAGACCACCGTTGCGCGTCTCTTCGCAAAGGCGGCAAACTGCCCGCACAGGACGGGAGCCGAACCTTGCAATGAATGCGAAACGTGCCGGGCCATCCGCGAGGGAAGCTGTCTCGACGTCATTGAGATAGACGGCGCTTCCAACAACAGCGTCGACGAGATTCGCAATCTCAAAGAACACGTCGCTTTGGCGTCATTTACTTGTAAGTATAAAGTTTACATTATCGACGAAGTCCACATGCTGTCGATCAGCGCTTTCAACGCACTTTTGAAGACACTCGAAGAGCCCCCTGAACGCGTGATATTCGTTCTGGCAACGACCGCTCCCCACAAAGTGCCCGTGACAATTCGCTCTCGGTGTCAGCATATTCCGTTCCACGGCATGACTTTGGAGCAGATCGTCAATCGTTTGCAGCGGGTCGCGGAAGCGGAGCGTCTCGATTCCCGGGATGAAGCGCTGTGGGAGATTGCCCGCAACTCGGAAGGCGGCATGCGCGATGCGCTGTCCCTGATGGAACAGGCAATCGCTTTAGGCGCCGGCAGCGTGACGCGGGAGACGGTGGATAAGCTTTTGGGGGGCGGCAGTTCGTCTTCGATTCGTCAATGGCTGTCCGACAGTCATGCAACTCCGGAGAATTCGCTCCCCATTTTGGAAAGCCTCTTTCGTTCGGGCGCGGAGCCTGAACGCTTCCTCTCGGCGCTGTTTGTGTGCGTACGGAATTTGTGGCTGCAAAAGCGCTGGGGCGAAAAGATCCTGCGCGCACTGGCGCTTTCGGAAGAAGAGCGTCAGTGGCTGGCGCAGGAGAAAGATTTTCTGCCTTTGCCGCATCTCGAAGAATTGATGGCGCGGATTGCCTCTCTCCTGCCTCAGGTCCGGCGCGGACTTTCGACCGATGTGCTGTGCGGGCTGTTGGTCGGCTGGACTCTGAAGAGCGCGGCTTCTGAAGTGCCGCCGGATGGAAAGACTGCCTCGTCGGCGACGGAGGTTTCTTCTGGGGAACGCGCGGCGCGGATTCGAAGCGACGCGCGCGAGACGGTCGTTCCGGCGTTCGCTCCGACGCAGAACAGCCTGTCGGAGGGCACGGCCTCGGCAGCGCAGAAGAGGCAAACCTCTCCTGAAACAGAAATACCGTCTTACGAAAAAGCTGCCGGCGCGGAGAGCGGCATTTCCCCTTCCGCGGCGGAAGTTCCTGTTGCGGAGACCATCGGCAGTCCGGCTCCTCTTCACAATAATGTGAAAGACGCCCTTCTGTCTGCCTTGGGCAAGAAGCCCAACGTCGCGGTGCCGTTATGTCTTGCGGATATCGTTTACGATCGCGAGAGACAGGAATTGGGCATCCTGCTGAACGAAGACGACGTTCAGGCATATGAGGCGCTGAACAGCGAGCGCATGGCCAAAGCGGCACAGTCGGTCCTGCACCTGAACGATCTGGCGGTTCAGTCCATAAAACTCCAGTGTGGAAGCCGCGTTGAGCTCTTTGATCATCTTGATGCGGAGCCTGCTCCTGAGAATGCGCCTCTGCAGCTGGCGCTCGCGGAGGATAAGCCCCGGAAGGAATCGCCGCGCGAGAACTTTTTGCGCCATGACGCGGAAACGGCCGATTCAGAGCGTCTCGAGAAAAGAAACTCTCAGCCCGATAAAAATGCCCCCTCTTCTCCTTCAACAAAAAACAGCTCGCTTGCAGATTATCTGCGGGGAACTTTCATGGAAGGGGATCTGTTGTATTGTCGCCCCAACGAAAGTGCTGACGACGCCCCCGACGGGAATGATTCCTGA